In Streptomyces sp. NBC_00683, the DNA window GGTCGAGCCCGACGGCTCGCTCTGGGCCGTCTTCGCCGACGCCACCAGCGGAGACAGCAGCTACCGCTTCCGCTTCCTGCGGCCCGAGGCGCCGGACGCGGACGGCAAGGTCAGGGTCGACCTCAACCGTGCGCTGCTGCCTCCCTGCGCCTTCGCCGACCACTTCATCTGCCCCTTCCCGCCGCCCGGCAACACGCTCGCGGTCGCGGTCCCGGCGGGGGAGCGGAACCGCATCGACGCCTGATCCGTCCCACCGGCGACGCAGCGGCCCTGCCATCCGGCCCCGTCAGCCACAGAGCTGCCGGGGCCGTCCCCGCCGTGCGCCCGCCGCGGCCGAAAGGCGCCCTTGCGCGGCGAGTTGACGCGCCCAATACTCCCGAGCAGCGCTTGTCAGGGGCACGGATCATCCGGAATTCGAACGCCTTCGGAATTCGGACGCGCCCGCTGACTGCGCCTCACGGGTCCGGCCACCCCACAGGCGGGCCCCCGATTCCCCTCGGGAGGAACGAAAAGTGAGGATCAAGCGCACCACCCCCCGCAGCGGCACAGCGAGACGCAGCAGGATCATCGCCGTCTCCGCAGGCCTCGTCGCCGTCGCTGCACTCGCCGTCCCCGCGGCCAACGCCAACTCGACCGGGACGTACAGCGCCAACCAGCTCACCGCCGCCCAGGACGCCGTACTCGGCGCCGACATCGCCGGTACCGCCTGGAACATCGACCCCGCGACCAAGCGCCTCGTCGTCACGGTGGACAGCACCGTCTCGCAGGCGGAGATCAACCGGATCAAGGAGTCCGCCGGAGCCAACGCGGGCGCCCTGGACATCGAACGCACCCCCGGAACGTTCAGCAAGCTGATCTCCGGCGGCGACGCCATCTACGCCACCAGCTGGCGCTGCTCCCTCGGCTTCAACGTCCGCAGCGGCAGCACCTACTACTTCCTGACGGCCGGGCACTGCACCGACGGCGCCGGCACCTGGTGGTCCAACTCGGGGCACACCACCGTCCTCGGCACCACCTCGGGCTCCAGCTTCCCGACCAACGACTACGGCATCGTGCGGTACACCAACACCTCGGTCACCAAGTCGGGCACCGTGGGCAGCCAGGACATCACGAGCGCCGCCAACGCCACGGTCGGAATGTCCGTCACCCGCCGCGGCTCCACCACCGGCATCCACAGCGGCTCCGTCACCGGCCTCAACGCCACGGTCAACTACGGCGGCGGGGACATCGTCTACGGCATGATCCGCACCAACGTGTGCGCCGAGCCCGGCGACTCCGGCGGCCCGCTCTACTCGGGGACCCGGGCGATCGGTCTCACCTCGGGCGGCAGCGGCAACTGCAGCTCCGGCGGAACGACCTTCTTCCAGCCGGTCACCGAAGCGCTGAGCGCCTACGGCGTCAGCGTGTTCTGACACGCCGGGCACGGCCGTACCCCTGAGAGCCCCCGCCGATTGCCGGCGGGGGCTCCCCTTCCGTCCGCGGCTTTTGAGAGGATGTCAGGACGGTCGGTCGCAGAGGCACCACGGGGGCGGACGCTGCGCCTGTCCGGAGGGATGCCCTCCGGGCCCCCACAGACTCCCAGGGGGTTCCAGGTCCGTGAAACGCATCGGAGTGACCGGTCACCGATCCATCCCCCAGGAGGCCTACGCGCACGTCCTGGAAGGGATGCGGGCGGCGCTGTGCGGCCTCGAAGGCTCCAAGGAAGCCCTCTCCAGCCTGGCGGTCGGAGCCGACCAGCTCTTCGCCGACCTCGCGCTGGCCTGCGGGGCGGAGCTGACCGTGGTGATCCCCAGCGGGGACTACGAGGCGGGCTTCGCCGACGAGGCCGACCTCGCGCGCTACCGGATGCTCAAGGCCCGGGCGGCCCGCGAGGTCCGGCTGGACTACCCGCACTCCACCGACGAGGCCTACTACGCGGCGGGCGCCTACATCGCCGACCACTGCGACCGGCTGCTCGCGGTGTGGGACGGCCGGCCCGCACGCGGCCTCGGCGGCACCGGCGACATCGTGACGTACGCCCGGAGCCTCGGCCGGCCGGTCACGGTCATCTGGCGCGACGGCGTGGAGCGGGCCTGAGCCGTCCGAGCGGACGTACCTGGCGCGGACTCACATCCGGTGCCTGACCAGCCAGTCCGTGTGCTCGGGGGAGACGATCCGCTCGGTCTCGAAGACGGCGGCCGCCCACTGCCGCTCCGTCAGAGTGGTCTCCATCGCCGCCTGCATGTTCTCCAGATCGTCCTCCACCAGCGAGTGCGCGGAGACCAGCGGGTGATGGCGGCGCATCTCGTTCCAGGCGAGACAGGCGGCAGCGGCGGCGGACAGCGACCCCGTCAGCGCGAAGGACCCGGCGGTGCCGAACGCCTGCAGCAGGGCGAGGACCAGGGCGGGCAGTGTCAGGGCGGCGATCGTGCTCGACCAGACGAACGCACCCCGCCGGGAGACCTGCCGGCGCCTGCGGTACCAGCGCCGCTGCTCGATCAGCCGGTCCCGGATGTAGGTCTCCTTGCGTACCGTGAACGCCTTGTCCCGTAACTCGCGCATGGACTCGGTGATGAGTCCGCCGCCCCCGTCCGTCATCTCCTCCCGGGGGTCGTCCCACCCCACCTTCCTCAGCTCCTGGAGACCGTCCTCGAGCCGGTTGGCGAACACGGCTTCCGGATGGTGCGTGCCGGTGTCGAACGGCGAGCCGTGGACCGCGTAGCGCCAGCAGTTGGACTTGATGTACTCCGCTGCCGACCGGTTGAGCTGCCAGTGCGACTTGGCCTTGCGCCGCGAGGCGAGATACGTCGTGACCAGGACTCCGAGATACGCCAGAACGGCTACGGAGTCGATGAGTTGGAACGAGTCGCCGACCTCCACATGCCAGGGCAGAGCACCGGGAACGGTGCCGAGGACGAGCAGGATCAGCTGTCCGCGGGTGGTGTTGACCGCCTCCCGCTGGCGTGCGATGGCGATGGCGTCCGTGTGGTGGAAGAGCTCCGGAAGGTCCTCGCTCCGGAAGACCATGGACTGAAGTGGCCCGGGAATCGCCGTCATGTTCACCCCCGTGTGAAGTTGTGGGCATGCTCCGTCGGTCGTACGGCCGGTCCGACCGCGGGCCCGACCGGGTGTGCTGCCCGGGGCTCAGGAGGTCGCGTGCGCCGAGGCCTGCCGGGGCCATGAGAGTAGGGTCGCCTCCCCGCTGACTGCAATGGCGCCTCCCGGCCGGGCCGTGCGCGCAGGACGCTCTCGTGAGATCCGCCGCTCTATGAGAGGGTCTGACAACTGGGCATGTATACAGGCGAGTTGACCCGCGGGAGTGGCAGTCGGGTCTCGCCTGCCACGGGGGGAGACAGTGTGAACAACGCAGGCCGACGCCCTGACGATCCGCCGTCCGAGGCCCAGCGCAGGGTCCGGCGGAGCCCCCTGCTCTTCACCGCGCCGCTGGTGCTGCTCGGGCTGCTGGTCCTCGTCCTGTTCTGGGAGGCGGTCCGTGCCAATGTGACAGCCGACGCGCGGACCGAGTGGCCGTGGCGTCTCCAGCTGCTCGAGATGGAGGCGCTGGGGAGCCTGCTGGCCGTCGCGGTCGGTGCCGTACTGGCCAGGGCCCAGTACGCCCGCACCGTTCGGCCCTATCTGGGCTGGCGGGGAGCCTGGGCCAAGGGGCTCCTCAAGGCGGACGCGCAGGCGTGGCGGGTGGGCATACTGAACGGCGGTCAGCACATCGCGGCGATCGAGGCCTTCGACTGCCGGGTGGTGCTGGCGGGGGAGACCGAGTCCGGCGCCGCCCCGTGGGTCGACGTCTCCGAGGCCGTGGCCGAACTGACCGCGGCCGGGCTGGTCGTGGCCGAGGACTTCCAGCTCGTCGAGTTCGGCCGGGGCTTCCCCCTGGTGGGGACCGGAAGCTACGAGACGGTGCTGGTGGGTGCCTTCTCGAAGAGATTCGTCGAGAAGGTCGACGCGCTGTACGTACGCGTGCGGGTGACCGACGTGGTGGGCGACAGCCATGAGCGCATCGGGGACTGCATGAAGAGTGCGCGAGGGGTTGTCCACGCTCCGCTCGACTGACTGTCGTCCCCGCCGCGAGCGGCCGGGCAGACCGTTCACGCGCATGACCGGTCACCCGGAACCACCGGACGGGTGAACGGGTCGGAAGTGAACGTGTGTTGTCCTGGGAGTGTCCTGAAGTCGACACCGGGAGTGTTCCCGGTCCGTGCGGGATCCGCGGAGCGGTGGCCTCCGCGGCGGCCGCCGGAGCGGGCCCGGCCGCAGGTGCTTTGGCCTGCGGATTCATTCATCACCCAGGTGGGCGAACCCCGGCCGGCATTTCCTTCTCCGAAATGCTCCATTACCGCAAGGTTTCACGTCAGGGCGGCGTGTGAGAGGGGCTGGTTGGGAGTAAAGTCGTGCTGAATATGCGGACTCCGACGCCCGAGTCGGTGTCCGAAAACACCCCCTCCAAGGACCCTCAAGGACGGCCGTGAAGACCTACGAAACCTCCCCCGCCTCTGCCTCCGACCACGCGAAGAAGAGTCGTGTGGCGCTTGCCGAGATCGATGCACGC includes these proteins:
- a CDS encoding DUF4231 domain-containing protein codes for the protein MTAIPGPLQSMVFRSEDLPELFHHTDAIAIARQREAVNTTRGQLILLVLGTVPGALPWHVEVGDSFQLIDSVAVLAYLGVLVTTYLASRRKAKSHWQLNRSAAEYIKSNCWRYAVHGSPFDTGTHHPEAVFANRLEDGLQELRKVGWDDPREEMTDGGGGLITESMRELRDKAFTVRKETYIRDRLIEQRRWYRRRRQVSRRGAFVWSSTIAALTLPALVLALLQAFGTAGSFALTGSLSAAAAACLAWNEMRRHHPLVSAHSLVEDDLENMQAAMETTLTERQWAAAVFETERIVSPEHTDWLVRHRM
- a CDS encoding S1 family peptidase: MRIKRTTPRSGTARRSRIIAVSAGLVAVAALAVPAANANSTGTYSANQLTAAQDAVLGADIAGTAWNIDPATKRLVVTVDSTVSQAEINRIKESAGANAGALDIERTPGTFSKLISGGDAIYATSWRCSLGFNVRSGSTYYFLTAGHCTDGAGTWWSNSGHTTVLGTTSGSSFPTNDYGIVRYTNTSVTKSGTVGSQDITSAANATVGMSVTRRGSTTGIHSGSVTGLNATVNYGGGDIVYGMIRTNVCAEPGDSGGPLYSGTRAIGLTSGGSGNCSSGGTTFFQPVTEALSAYGVSVF